The genomic window ATCAATTTTATATTGTTAAAAAGCTAAATGTTAATGAAATTCAAAAAATTGTTCAAAACATATATTCTGATGTATACTTTATTAAAAATGATGAAAAATTAATTTGGAAAATATATTCTGAGAAGAGCAAATTAGAAAAATTTGATATTCAAAAAGCTGAAGTTAACTATGGAGGCAGAAAATGGATAGCTTGGTTTGCTCCTGATATTCCGATAAATGACGGTCCTTATGTGTTCTATGGCCTACCAGGTTTAATTGTCAAAATAGAAGATGAAGAAAGAAATTTTTCTTTTAACTTGATAGAAGTTCAAAACTCTAGTGGGACGGTTAATTACAGAAATAAAGGCATAATGATATCTTGGACAGATTTTCAAAAAATTGCATTAGATTATTATGCAGATCCTTTTGCTCCGGCAAAATCACTTGGTATCCCCATCCGTGTAGATGACGGTCAGGGAAATGCTATTAAACCCAATATGAGAAATTTGATAATGAAAGTACAAAAAGACATTAGAGAAAACAACAATCCAATAGAATTAGATAAAATTATTCTATATAAATAAAAAAACAGCTAAGTTGAATAGCTGTTTTTTATTTTTAATAACCAAATATTTCAGTTAAACTTAATTTTTTTACTTCACCGAGCTTCTTCATGTCGGTTTCGTTTACTTTATCCTGAGAGGCAACAATACAGTAAGTATAGTTTTTATCTTTCATTTCCTTATCGTGGAAGTTGTTGATATCAGTAAAAGAAAGTTTCGGAGCCTGATCGTACACATTTTTTCTAATGTCAAGATTGTTTCCGAGTCTTTGAGCCTTTAAGTAAGAGAAAATGATTCCGTCCTGCGTAATTCTTTCGGAAGCGATAGATTTTCTTAATCCGCTTTTGGCAGTTTCAAATAACTGCTCAGATTTAGGAAGCGTAGTCAAAAGCTCATTCATTGCTGTTGTCGATTCATTGAACTTATCAGCCTGAGTTCCTACATATGCCAAAACCATATCTTTATCTTCTTTTTTGCTAGGAAGTGCAAAATAAGAATACGTAGAGTAGGCTAAAGCTTTAGATTCTCTGATGGTCTGGAAAACGATAGATCCCATTCCGCCACCAAAATAATTATTGAATAAATTAACGGTCGGTGTTGTAGAAGAATTGTATTGATCTGCGTTTCTTACCCAGAAAATTTCAGACTGTACCATATCATAATGAGCAAACAGAACTTTATTTTTATCGGTAGGAACCTGTACAAACGTTTTTGTTTTGGTTAGTTCTTTAAGATCCTTCGGAAGTGTGTGGATAGGTTTTAAAGATGCCGTTACTTCATTTCCTGATTTTGGACCGTAATACAACACTTTGTGCTTGTAATTGAATAAATCATGAAGAACATTAATCAAGTCTTCAGCTTTTAAAGCATCCAGTTCTGCATCACTCAATACATTGTTGAACGGGTTTTGAGGGCCGTATTGTGCATAACTTCTCAGTCCTGACATGATCGCACCTTTACTCTGTTTTGCATCGGCTCTTGCTTTTTTTAATCTTGCTTTATAAGCATCCAAAGCGCTTTGATCAGCTTGGCAGTTTTTAATCAGTTCTTCGAAAAGAGCAGCCGTTTTATCAAAATTTTCATTAAGACCTTCCAAAGTAACATAGGTTTCCTCATTACCTGCACTTACATTGAAACTGGAAGCTAACTTATAAAACTCTTTACTGATCGTTTCAGAAGATTTATTTTGTGTTCCTAAATACTGAAGATATTCTGCAGCTAGCGGAAGGATTTTATTGTTCCATTTTCCGGAATCGAAGTGGTAATAAAGACGGAATAAAGCATTATCTGTGTTTTTTACAGACAATACATCAATGCTTCCTAATTTATTTTTGGTAATATCCTTATCATAGTTCAGCCAAACCGGGGAAATAGCATTTTCAGGCATTTCGTCGATTTTCTTCAGGAAAGGAGACTGGTCTTCTCTGTTTACGGAAACCGGTGTTATGGTAGGTTTGTCAACTTTTACAATGCTTTTGTCTTCTCCCTTTCTTTTGTAGATGGCAACGTAATTATTGGACTGCAAATATTTTGTAGCGAAATCCATAATGTCTTTCTTGGTAAGCTTAGAAATTTCTTCTAAATATTCAAGAGAAACTTTATGGTCGATATCAGAAGTAAATTCATCCATTAAAATACTTGCCCTGGAAGAGTATTTTTCATCTTTCTGAATAATATTTTTCTTTTCATTATTCACAATAGATTCGATAAGATCATCTGAAAATTTTCCTTTTCTTAATTTGTCAATTTCCTGAAGCAAAAGATTCCTGACTTCATCCAGAGATTGTCCTTTAGTAGGTCTTCCCTGTAATAAAAGTACAGAATAATCTTTCAAAACATAAGGAGAAGCATAAGCTGCCAAAAGTTTTTGTTTTTTTACCAGATCCAAATCAATTAAACCTGCTTGTCCGTTGGTAAGCATATTTCCAACTAAATTAAGCAATCTCGCATCTTTAGTCGTTGCTCCCGGAAATCTGAATCCCAGCATTACGTTTTCAGGATTAGGGCCAACTACTTCCTTTACGATAGGAGAGGTAATAGGCTTTTCCTGTCCGATTTTGTATTCCGGAATCGCTTTAGGCTTCATATAAGAAAAAGCCTTGTCGATTTTAGCGATGATTTCATCAGGATTAAAATCTCCGGACATGATGATTCCCATATTGTTCGGAACATAATAAGTGTCAAAATACTGACGGATTGCCTTTAAAGAAGGGTTTTTAAGATGTTCGATAGTTCCTATCGTGGTTTGCTTTCCGTAATTGTTATTTGGAAAAAGACTGGCAAACATCATATCATATACTTTGTCCCCGTCATCATCCAACGATCTGTTTTTCTCTTCGTACACTGCTTCAAGCTCAGTATGGAAAAGTCTTAAAACAGGCTGTCTGAATCTTTCTGATTGTACTGTAAGGAACTTATCCACAACGTTCGCAGGGATATCTTCCGTGTAAACGGTTTGCTCAAAAGAAGTGAATGCATTGGTTCCGTCTGCGCCCATTCCTGCAAGCATTTTGTCATACTCATTGGCAATGGCGAATTTTGCAGCTTCTCCGGAAACCCGGTCTATTTCTTTATAGATCTCTTTTCTTTTTGCTTCGTCTTTTGTAGAATTGTATTTTTCATAAAGCGCATCAATCTGATCCAGAATTGGCTTTTCTTTTGCCCAGTCTTTAGAACCAAACTTATCGGTTCCTTTGAAAAGCATATGCTCAAGATAATGTGCTAAGCCTGTATGATCTGCAGGATCTGTTTTACTTCCTGCCTTGGTCGCAATGTAAGTCTGGATTCTGGGATCTTTGTTGGTAGGGCTTAGAATAACAGTAAGCCCGTTTTTTAACGTATAATATCTTGCGGAAGTGGGATCGTTGGTTACATACTTATACGTGTATCCGTTTGATTTCGCTTCTTTCCACTGGAAATCCTGTCCGTAAGCATAACCCACAAAACTTGCTGCTGCAATACTGGTTACAATACTGATCTTTTTGAAAAAGTTCATTTTTAAAATTTTGTTTAATTGAGTTGGTCTAATAAGTTTTTAATTCGTTTCATAGCTTCCCTTAAATCCTCTTCTGAAGCAGCATATGAAAATCTGATGCATTCCGGGCTTCCGAAGGAAACACCGCCAACGCAGCCAACATGAGCATTTTCTAAGATAAACATTGCGAAATCATCAGAATTATTAATCACGGTTCCGTTTAATGTTTTTCCGATATAATGAGAGATGTCCGGGAAGAAATAGAAAGCAGCTTTCGGTAGTACCACTTTAAATCCCGGAATTTCCTTCATCAGATCATAGACAAGATCCCTTCTTTTCTTGAAAGCATCAATCATATATCTGTATTCAGAAGGATCAGTTTTTAAAGCGGTAATAGAAGCTCTTTGAGCCATTGTATTCGCACCGCTCGTCATTTGCCCCTGAATTTTTTCACAAGCTTTTGCCAGCCATTCCGGACATGCGGAGTAACCGATTCTCCATCCTGTCATGGCGAAAGCTTTAGACATTCCGTTGATTACGGCTGTCTGTTCATATACTTCAGGAAACTGAGCAATTGATGTTGTTTTTGTTTCATAATTAATGTATTCGTAGATCTCGTCGGAAATTACCGTTACGTGAGGATATTTAGCAATTACTTTTGACAAAGATTTCAACTCATCGTATGTGTAATATCCACCGGAAGGATTACAAGGCGAACTGAATAAAACTGCTTTGGTTTTATCTGTAATGGCTTCTTCTAACTGTTCTGCTGTAATTTTAAAATCTGTAACATAAGAGGTGGGAAGCATCACGGATTTTCCACCCATCATTTTTACCATTTCATCATAACTTACCCAGAAAGGATTAGGAAGAATTACTTCATCACCATCATTAAGAATGGCTGCCAAAACATTTAAAATAGCTTGTTTGGCACCATTGGAAACACAGATTTGAGTAGGTTTATATTCTAAATTGTTGTCTCTTTTGAGCTTATGGGCAATTGCTTCACGAAGTTCCAAAAATCCCGGAACAGGAGAGTAATGGCTGTAGTTTTCGTTGATGGCATCAAATGCAGCTTGCTTTATGTTGTCGGGAACATCAAAATCCGGTTCTCCTAATGTTAAACTGATTACGTTAATGCCGTTGGCTTTCATTTCTCTGGCCTTGTTAGACATTACGAAAGTCTGTGAGTAACCTAATCTGTTCACTCTATCTGAAAGTTTGTTCATGAATGTTTTTGAATTTTAACAAATATAAATAATAAAATTCTCTCAGGAAACAGAAATACACCGGGATTGATTTTTTTTGAATTTTAATCACTAGATTTGGAGATATTATGAATATTAATTGATAAAAAACATTTTAAAATGTATAAAATTTTATTTTTATTACTGGCTTCTTTTTGCTCGGCGCAGAGCTATCGTTTTGTGTATGAGTACAAAATGAAGCCGGACCGTAAAATAGATTCCCTTGTTACGGATTATATGAATCTGGATTCGGATGGGAAAAAATCTTATTTCTATAATGCGGCGAAATATGAAAGAGATTCCGCTTATAACGTTACAAAAAACAATGCAACAATGTACAACGGCAAAAAATATGATCAGAATCTGGGCTATCTGGTTGAGAAGAATTATGCTCAGAAAAACATAAAGTTTTATGATAAATATAAAACAGCCAATCTTTTAGTAATTGAAGACGAAGCTCCAAAATGGAATATTGAAAAAGAATTTTTAGCAATCAATAATATCAATTGCCAAAAGGCAACTGCCAACTATAAAGGGAGAGTTTGGGAAGTCTGGTTCAGCAAGGAATATCCCATCAACGACGGACCTTACAAATTTGTAGGACTTCCGGGGCTGATTGTAAGTCTTAAGGATAGTGAAGGAAATCATACTTTTAATTTAATTCAGATCAAAAAAATCAAGAGCGTCCTTGCTTTTCTTCCCAAGAATAGCAAGGAAATGAGCTGGAAAGATTACAGGAAAACCTTAATGACTTATACGCCAAATCTTGCCGATGATATAGAAGCTATGAGCGTTGACAAAAATGCAGGAGCCATGAATTTGCAGTTTAAAGATGGATATGTTGCAAAATTTGATCTTAAAGAGCTGAAAAGAAACGGTAATCCGGATGATGAAATTGCTAAAAGGCTTCGTAGAACCAATAACCCAATTGAAAAAGAATAAAAGTAAACGAGAAGACTATCTGTTGATAGTCTTTTTTTATGAAATGGAACCAGATAAAATTTAAATATTTGACCAAAGCCAATAAAAACTTATTTTTGCAGATTATAATAATTGATATGTCTACATCGTTACTATTAAAATATTTTCCCGATCTTACCGAAACGCAGATTGAACAATTTTCAAAATTGGAAGCTCTTTATAATGAGTGGAATGAAAAGATCAATGTAATTTCCAGAAAAGATATGGAATCATTGTATGAAAAACATATTCTGCACTCTTTAGGAATTGCGAAGGTGATGGAATTTGCTCCGGGTACAAAAGTCCTGGATATAGGAACGGGAGGCGGCTTTCCGGGAATTCCTTTGGCGATATTGTTTCCGGAATCGGAATTTACCTTGATTGACTCCATCGGGAAAAAAATAAGCGTTGTAAATGCTGTTGCAGAAGGTGTAGGACTGAAAAATGTAACCGCTATCCACGGAAGAGCAGAGAAACTGAAAGAAAAATTTCATTTTGTAGTAAGCAGGGCTGTTACCCAAATGCCGGAATTCCTTAGATGGCTGAAAGGAAAGTTTGAAAAAGAACAGTTCAATGCAAAACATAATGGCGTTCTTTACCTAAAAGGCGGTGATCTTGCGGAAGAGCTTGCAGGGCTTAAATGCGAGATTTTTAATCTTAAAAATTATTTTGAAGGCGAGTTCTTCGATACAAAAAAAGTAGTTTACCTGTCAAAAGGTAATTTTAATTCGTAAATTTATACTTGTAAATCAAAATTAATATACTTGCTATGAAAAAAATTATCAATATTGGAATTTCTGCGGTAGTGTTAGGGTTAATTTTGGCATCATGTAACAATGACGATAACTATCAAACCCTGGAATCGGTAAATAAGGTAAAGATTGACAGTGTGAAGATTATTAATGATACTATGGATGTTTTTACGGTTCAGAGTATTAAAACCTATTCTGCTTATCAGTCTAATTGTGAAGGCTTTTACGGCTATGATTATATTCATGATGATAATGTAACGAGAACGATAACTGCCTATAAATTTACAACAGACGGAGCTTGTGAGCCGTCCACAAAAACGATTGCAAGTCAGATTAATTTCAGTCCGCAACAACCAGGAACCTATACTTTAAAATTCTGGAATGGCGGAAGTACTTGGATTACCAAAACAATTGTAGTAGAGTAAATAAATATGTTGAAACTCATTGTTTTACTATGTTCTGTATTCTCAATTCAGGCATTGGGGCAGAAAATAAGCTGGAGGGAAGATCTGAAACTTAAATGGGAAAATTTTCAAAGCCCGGTTAACAGAAAAAATCATCCAGATGTAGTTGCTTACACCCATTGCGGATGGGAATATTCCGTAATAAAATCCAGTGATCCCAAAGCGGCGATTGAATTTAATGTAGAAACCATATTTAACGAAGATAAATCCTGGAAAGACACCAAAAGAATCAATGATTATGTGCTTTTACACGAACAAAAGCATTTTGATATAGCTGAAATATTTGCCAGAAAATTAAGAAAAGAAGTTAAAGAGAAAATTAAGACTTCTTCTGATTACGATAAATATTTTAAAGGAATTTACAATACGATTTCAAACGATTACAAAAATTTTCAGATTACCTACGATAAGGCTACCGATCACGGCATTAATAAAGAAAAGCAGGCGGAATACAACGAATTAATATCTTCCGAACTGGAAAATTTAAAAAACTTTAAAACCTCTTGAAGTTCCTCAACAAAATTATTCACGAATTATTAGCTCAAAGTTCTGATCTTTCCGAGTTTAATATTGTATTGCCGGGAAAACGTCCCATCGTTTTTATCAGAAGCATTTTAGAGGAAAATAACTATTCGGGGTTTTTGCCCAACTTTTTTACGGTAGAGGAACTCATCAATCAGATTGCAGATAAACAGCTGATCCAGGGGATTCCGTTGTGGCTTTTTGCTTATGATGTCTATAAAAGCCTTAATCTGATTCCAAGAGACAGCTTTTCAGACTTTTTAAAATGGTTCCCCACGTTACAGAAAGACTGGGACGATATTTTAAAGTTTTCTGAAAGTGATCAGGCGGTTTTGCAGTATATGTTTGATGAAGAAAGAATTAAAGACTGGGCTCAGGATTTGGGGGAAGACGATGATGTTCCGAGAAAGAAATTTCTGAATTTCTGGAAAAATATGAACGTTTTTCTTCCGGCTCTCAAGCAGAAACTGCAGGAGAAAAACTGGGCGACTTCCGGAATGATCCACGAAGCGGCAAAAGCTGAAATTGATCATTTTGCTAAAAATACGAAAGAAAAGTTTGTTTTTTGCGGGTTTAATGCCTTTACTCCGGTTGAAGAAAAGCTGGTTAGAAGTCTTTTGCAATGGGGTAAAGGACAGTGTTTCTTTCAGGCAGATCATTATTATTTTGATGACGAAAGACAGGAAGCAGGGAAGTTTTTACGAAATCATAAAACCTGGAAAGAATTCAATGATCACAGAGCTTTTAACTGGATCGAGGATGATTTTAACCAGTCCAAAAACATAAAAGTATACGAAGTCTCAGGAAACATTACCCAAACGAAGGTTTTGCCAGAAATTTTTAAGGAAATAGAAAATAAAACCTATTCCAACACAGCTGTTGTGCTCCTGGATGAAAATTTGCTTCCGGCAAGTTTAGATGTGATGCATGGTGTTCAGAATCTGAATATTACGATGGGATTTCCATTGAAGAACCTTTCGTTTTCAAATGCCGTTAAACAGCTTTTTTATCTTCAGAAACAGCTTGAAAAGAATAAATCTTCTTACTATTACCGTGATGTTTTTCCGATACTTGAAGAACTTCCGAAATCTGCTGAAGACGAATTGGTGATCAATCAGTTTAAAGCAAAAGTAGAAGAGAGGAATATCGTTTATATATCAAGAAAGCTATTGCAGGAACTTTTAGGAAATCTTTCTTATTATAATTTGTTGCAGAAAGCTGACTCCACGAATGTGTATTTAGATTCTTTAATTGATTTTTGCAAGAAAGTAAAATGGTTGGAAATAGATGATATTCAATACGAAAATGTTTCTCACTTCGAGAATTCCTTTAGAATTATAAAAAACCAGCTGAGTCCGTATGATTTTGAAATTACGATGGAAACACTGGAGGTTTTAATCAATCAGCATATCAATTCTGAGAGCATAGATTTTCAAGGAGAACCCTTACGAGGACTTCAGATTATGGGGCTTTTGGAAACCCGTTTGTTGAATTTTGAAAATGTAATCCTGCTTTCTGTGAATGAAGGGAAATTACCACTTGGAAACTCTCAGAACACTTATATTCCGTTTGATATCCGGAAATTCTTTGATCTTCATACATTCTTGGAAAACGACAGTATTTATGCCTATCATTTTTATCGTTTGATTCAGGATTCCCGGAATGTGCATCTGCTGTTCAATGCGCTGAGTTCGGGAGTGAATTCAGGGGAAAAAAGCAGGTTTATCACTCAGGTCGAAATGGAAAGTTCTCATACCATTGAACATTTGATTATTGAAAATTCATCTGAACCTATCATTACAGAACCGATTGAGTTTTCTAAAACTCCCATTGTCTTAGAAAAGCTTGAAAAATGGAAAGAAAAAGTTTCGGCTTCACACCTTACGAGTTACCTGTACAATCCTGTCGATTTTTATCTTTCCAAGATTTTAAATACTTCCGAAAACGATGAAATTGAAGAAGAATTATCCGTTAAAAATTACGGAAATCTGGTGCATTATACTCTTCAAGAAGTATATGAAGTTTTAAAAGGTAAAGTATTAAAAGAAAGTGATTTAAAGTATTTAAT from Chryseobacterium camelliae includes these protein-coding regions:
- a CDS encoding GLPGLI family protein, coding for MYFNRLILIIIVFLSFYASAQNKVFLYEMKYKPNRSKDSIITDKTVLDITTEGLSVFRTLHDKVSDSLKAKTGLGLGRKNRFENQFYIVKKLNVNEIQKIVQNIYSDVYFIKNDEKLIWKIYSEKSKLEKFDIQKAEVNYGGRKWIAWFAPDIPINDGPYVFYGLPGLIVKIEDEERNFSFNLIEVQNSSGTVNYRNKGIMISWTDFQKIALDYYADPFAPAKSLGIPIRVDDGQGNAIKPNMRNLIMKVQKDIRENNNPIELDKIILYK
- a CDS encoding M16 family metallopeptidase, whose amino-acid sequence is MNFFKKISIVTSIAAASFVGYAYGQDFQWKEAKSNGYTYKYVTNDPTSARYYTLKNGLTVILSPTNKDPRIQTYIATKAGSKTDPADHTGLAHYLEHMLFKGTDKFGSKDWAKEKPILDQIDALYEKYNSTKDEAKRKEIYKEIDRVSGEAAKFAIANEYDKMLAGMGADGTNAFTSFEQTVYTEDIPANVVDKFLTVQSERFRQPVLRLFHTELEAVYEEKNRSLDDDGDKVYDMMFASLFPNNNYGKQTTIGTIEHLKNPSLKAIRQYFDTYYVPNNMGIIMSGDFNPDEIIAKIDKAFSYMKPKAIPEYKIGQEKPITSPIVKEVVGPNPENVMLGFRFPGATTKDARLLNLVGNMLTNGQAGLIDLDLVKKQKLLAAYASPYVLKDYSVLLLQGRPTKGQSLDEVRNLLLQEIDKLRKGKFSDDLIESIVNNEKKNIIQKDEKYSSRASILMDEFTSDIDHKVSLEYLEEISKLTKKDIMDFATKYLQSNNYVAIYKRKGEDKSIVKVDKPTITPVSVNREDQSPFLKKIDEMPENAISPVWLNYDKDITKNKLGSIDVLSVKNTDNALFRLYYHFDSGKWNNKILPLAAEYLQYLGTQNKSSETISKEFYKLASSFNVSAGNEETYVTLEGLNENFDKTAALFEELIKNCQADQSALDAYKARLKKARADAKQSKGAIMSGLRSYAQYGPQNPFNNVLSDAELDALKAEDLINVLHDLFNYKHKVLYYGPKSGNEVTASLKPIHTLPKDLKELTKTKTFVQVPTDKNKVLFAHYDMVQSEIFWVRNADQYNSSTTPTVNLFNNYFGGGMGSIVFQTIRESKALAYSTYSYFALPSKKEDKDMVLAYVGTQADKFNESTTAMNELLTTLPKSEQLFETAKSGLRKSIASERITQDGIIFSYLKAQRLGNNLDIRKNVYDQAPKLSFTDINNFHDKEMKDKNYTYCIVASQDKVNETDMKKLGEVKKLSLTEIFGY
- a CDS encoding pyridoxal phosphate-dependent aminotransferase, with translation MNKLSDRVNRLGYSQTFVMSNKAREMKANGINVISLTLGEPDFDVPDNIKQAAFDAINENYSHYSPVPGFLELREAIAHKLKRDNNLEYKPTQICVSNGAKQAILNVLAAILNDGDEVILPNPFWVSYDEMVKMMGGKSVMLPTSYVTDFKITAEQLEEAITDKTKAVLFSSPCNPSGGYYTYDELKSLSKVIAKYPHVTVISDEIYEYINYETKTTSIAQFPEVYEQTAVINGMSKAFAMTGWRIGYSACPEWLAKACEKIQGQMTSGANTMAQRASITALKTDPSEYRYMIDAFKKRRDLVYDLMKEIPGFKVVLPKAAFYFFPDISHYIGKTLNGTVINNSDDFAMFILENAHVGCVGGVSFGSPECIRFSYAASEEDLREAMKRIKNLLDQLN
- a CDS encoding GLPGLI family protein — encoded protein: MYKILFLLLASFCSAQSYRFVYEYKMKPDRKIDSLVTDYMNLDSDGKKSYFYNAAKYERDSAYNVTKNNATMYNGKKYDQNLGYLVEKNYAQKNIKFYDKYKTANLLVIEDEAPKWNIEKEFLAINNINCQKATANYKGRVWEVWFSKEYPINDGPYKFVGLPGLIVSLKDSEGNHTFNLIQIKKIKSVLAFLPKNSKEMSWKDYRKTLMTYTPNLADDIEAMSVDKNAGAMNLQFKDGYVAKFDLKELKRNGNPDDEIAKRLRRTNNPIEKE
- the rsmG gene encoding 16S rRNA (guanine(527)-N(7))-methyltransferase RsmG, with translation MSTSLLLKYFPDLTETQIEQFSKLEALYNEWNEKINVISRKDMESLYEKHILHSLGIAKVMEFAPGTKVLDIGTGGGFPGIPLAILFPESEFTLIDSIGKKISVVNAVAEGVGLKNVTAIHGRAEKLKEKFHFVVSRAVTQMPEFLRWLKGKFEKEQFNAKHNGVLYLKGGDLAEELAGLKCEIFNLKNYFEGEFFDTKKVVYLSKGNFNS
- a CDS encoding DUF922 domain-containing protein gives rise to the protein MLKLIVLLCSVFSIQALGQKISWREDLKLKWENFQSPVNRKNHPDVVAYTHCGWEYSVIKSSDPKAAIEFNVETIFNEDKSWKDTKRINDYVLLHEQKHFDIAEIFARKLRKEVKEKIKTSSDYDKYFKGIYNTISNDYKNFQITYDKATDHGINKEKQAEYNELISSELENLKNFKTS
- a CDS encoding PD-(D/E)XK nuclease family protein, whose product is MKFLNKIIHELLAQSSDLSEFNIVLPGKRPIVFIRSILEENNYSGFLPNFFTVEELINQIADKQLIQGIPLWLFAYDVYKSLNLIPRDSFSDFLKWFPTLQKDWDDILKFSESDQAVLQYMFDEERIKDWAQDLGEDDDVPRKKFLNFWKNMNVFLPALKQKLQEKNWATSGMIHEAAKAEIDHFAKNTKEKFVFCGFNAFTPVEEKLVRSLLQWGKGQCFFQADHYYFDDERQEAGKFLRNHKTWKEFNDHRAFNWIEDDFNQSKNIKVYEVSGNITQTKVLPEIFKEIENKTYSNTAVVLLDENLLPASLDVMHGVQNLNITMGFPLKNLSFSNAVKQLFYLQKQLEKNKSSYYYRDVFPILEELPKSAEDELVINQFKAKVEERNIVYISRKLLQELLGNLSYYNLLQKADSTNVYLDSLIDFCKKVKWLEIDDIQYENVSHFENSFRIIKNQLSPYDFEITMETLEVLINQHINSESIDFQGEPLRGLQIMGLLETRLLNFENVILLSVNEGKLPLGNSQNTYIPFDIRKFFDLHTFLENDSIYAYHFYRLIQDSRNVHLLFNALSSGVNSGEKSRFITQVEMESSHTIEHLIIENSSEPIITEPIEFSKTPIVLEKLEKWKEKVSASHLTSYLYNPVDFYLSKILNTSENDEIEEELSVKNYGNLVHYTLQEVYEVLKGKVLKESDLKYLIKEIDKYIGIAIDKLKHQPEFYEKGMNFIHKAIAKKVIESILNYDLDLVKNGNKLEILDIEKRFENVDFYLDASQKISFFGFIDRIDRLNGTLRIIDYKTAKIKNLIVKIDQDNVEEYFHNSDRKQALQLCIYQYVVQNLPEFWGLPIETGIWSFAEAKKGVVSLQFEKGNIDDAMKSVKSLIEEILNPDINFIEEIKTYSI